aaggactgacgttgaagctgaaactccagtactttagccacctgatgcgaagagctgactcatttgaaaagaccctgatgttttgggaaagattgaaggcgggaggagaaggggacgacagaggataagatggttggatggcatcactgacttaatggacatgagtttgagtaaactctgggagttggtgatggacagggaggcctggtgtgctgtagtccatggggtcacaaagagtcagaaatgactgaactgaactgaactgaacttgctcttcatctttctgatttttaaaaacaaatgtatttcacATATTGTTCTATAGCTTGCTCCCCCCCCCATCTTAATGGTGTACTTTGATCATCTTTCCTTGTGAGGCCTCGTATAGGTGTCTGTATTCAGAGAAGCAGTATAGTACAGTGATTGAAAACAAGGATCTTAGAGCCAGACAACATTAGCTTGAAGGTTGGCTCATAATTTACTAGTGGTGACCTTGCACAAACTATTTAACCTTTCTATGCCTGTTtccttatgtataaaataaggataatgagAATTATGTAATTGTAATGATTACATAGGGTTGATGTAGGGATTAAGTATaagtaaaatacttaaaatagtgCCTAGTACATGTTTGCactattattgtttatttatttttgaatagatACAgggtatttatttggttgtgctaaTTTACCATAATTGATTTAAGTAGTCCTCTGTCAATTGTTGTTTAAATTGTTTCCAGTACTTGTCCGTATACAtctttgtacatttttgttttgagAGTTATTTAAATAATAGTTTATTCTAATAAATGATTGATTATTGAATAGAATAAACTATTTAAATAACCAATAATTTATTAGAATTGAATTAAATAACctacatgtataaatatttatttaaaattaaattaattaagtaaaataaattattgtttatttatgaaacaaattttgtgaagtagaatttctgggtcaaaagattatttttgatcatttgttcagaaatattttatcatatgtaTTAAAACAATTTCTATTCTGGTCAAGTAAATTGAACAGATTTTCTTTGCAATCTTGTAGAAAACCAGTAGATGAAAATCTTAATGAGagaatttttattaaactttatgGATTGCTATTTTTGTAGCTTAAAATAGCTAATATCTATAATTTTATACGCTTCAACAGGGCTTAGAAAAGTGTCACTTATATTCTTAGAgtattaaaattatgaatattttagatattttctatttatatttgtgATTTAGCACTAATAGGATTTTCTAGGTTAATGTCATTAATGTTACAATAATAATGTTGCTGTTTGTGTAAGCTTGTATATTAGGACTGATCTTAACTCTGTAGAAAGTAAAACCCATTCAGCTTCTGTGGACAAGAACTTCGTGGAATATGTTTTTTGTAAGTTATGTAGTTTTCATGATTTTGTAATTGAAAAAAAGTATGCCATAGGACCAAATTTTTGTTTCTGTAGCTCTATATTGAGCATTAAATCTAACTGGAACCCCCAAATAGAATGGAGATGAGCTGAaacagtttttttctctcttgaaaatgcacagtttttatattttgtgttagGGTACTCATTTAGGTTAGTAACAAATTTCATAAAGGAAATGCcaacaattatattaaaattttatctcataatgaaaagaatggaaattAAATAAGATGCCATCGTTGATTAACCAAATTGGTAAACTTGCTAATGTTCAATATAGGTAAGATGCTATGAAGGTGGCTCTGGTACAGGTTGCAATAGGAGTGGATTCTGGTGTAGCCTTTCTGTAAAGCAGTTTAATGACTGCTTATCAGgaacattaaatatattcatacttCCTGACCTACGACTTTCATTTCTGGTATTCTGTCCTGATGAAACAGTCAGAGGTGTTAAGTGTTTGTAAGTTAAACTATgaatatacattatttaaattCTAATAGTAAAAGAATGGAAGCAAATGTTCAGCAGTAGAGGGACATTTAAACACCTTATCTGTCTATCTCATGGATATGCTCTGTAGCCGTTCAAGTTTGTATTctcatgaaattagaaaatgtttatgaTAAGATGttagtatgaaaaaaaatgtttacgtGTGAATTACATATTCTGAATTTTTTGCTGTTCTCCTTGtccttttctgtatttaaattttttttcatagtagAACTGTTATATGTATCTGTTTTAGAATAAGAGGAAAGTATGaccaaaaaaatgacatttttagtgTGCATAAGGTTTTCCTTgaaagattttcaaaaatttgtaaaaatatcattgttttaaaactttatttaataaatatttttaattcctatTATTTTACTTAGTACACAGAATCCTCTCTTTGTAGTTATGAAGACCCTGCAGTCTGGTAAAAGAGCTGATGAAAGCATAAAAGTAATATTAGTAGGAAATAGAATGTTATTACATTTGTGTAATAAGAAGGATGAAGTGATCAGAGGATTCTGAGAAGTTAGGAATTGTATTCAGTGAGGACAtgtaaaaaaattgataaaagaaacaaattctgAAAGACCTTTAAGAATGGATAGGATTTTGACAAGTAGATATTGGGGAAACTAACTGGGAAGAAAATTCTAAGTGGtataagtatcagttcagttcagttcagtcgctcagtcatgtctgactctttgcaaccccatggactgcagcacgccaggatgcatgggatcaccaactcccggagtttactcaaactcgtgtccattgagtcagtgatgccatccaaccatctcatcctctgtcatccccctctcctctcgccttcaatctttcccagcatcagggtcttttcaaatgagtcagtacttcgcatcaggtggccaaagtattggagtttcagctttagcatctgtccttccagtgaatattcgggactgatttccttgatgatggactggttggatctccttatagtctaagggactctcaagagtcttctccaacaccacagttcaaaagcatcaattctttggcactcagcttttgttTGAGCAAAAACCCAGCCTGTGTTATATGTGGAGAAATTCTGTTCGGGTAAAATGCCATAGTGATTTGAGGGAGAGAACCAAATCAGGGATTGATACTGCATTAGTAGGGGTTTAAATGCCCATATGGGGTTGGTACATCAttcaatggggcttcccaggtggcgcagtggtaaagaatccacctgccaatgcaggagatgcgggtttgacacctgggtcaagaagatcccctggagaaagatatggcaacccactcaagtattcttgcctggagaatctcatggacagaggagcctggcaggctacagtccagggggtcacaaaaagtcagacgcaATTGAAATGACTGAGGATGTACATCATTCAGGAGGTGGGCAGCAGGGGGATTTAGGTTCTTGGAGAAATGACATGATAAGATCTGTGCTGGGTAGCAATTAGTATGGCAGGGCGCCCCAAGAAGGACTGACAGTAGGGGTCTAGTTGTAGCTGTAACATTATTCGAGGAAACACAGAGTGATTGGAGGAATTAAAAGAAGAGGAGGACTGTGGGAAGCATGTGTAGATCTTATAGGACTTTGAAACTCGTCAGATGTAGGAAGAACAAGGGAGAGAAAATAGTCCAAGTTTGGTCCAAAGCTTTTGTGCCTCAGTAGCTCTGAagtcagagagaggaagtgaTCTGGGGAGCAAAAATGAAGTTAAGCACATTCACTTTTGCATTTGAGCAGCTCAtccaggttgtgtgtgtgtgtgtgtgtgtgtgtgtgtgtgtgtgtgtgtcgttcagtcgtgtccaactctttgcgaccccatggactgtagtctactaggctcctctgtccatgggattctccaggcaagaatactggagtgggttgccatttccttctccaggagatcttactgacccagggatcaaacctgggtcttctgcattgcaggtggatgcttttttttttttttaaacagtctgAGCTACTCGGGAAGCCCAATTAgcctaaaaagaaatgcaactttTCTTAGAGCTTTATTAGGTACTGTTCCTTGCTGATTACTGGAACGTTACAGCTACGGACAGTGTCCACTTTGTGGTGGCGTATCTCATCACAAATGAGTAACCATTTGAGTTAACAAGCATTGAGTGATGCCTGTCACTTCCTGCACACTTTATAGGCAGTAGatatataaagatgaaaaagacttGGTCCTGTTCTTATAGTAGTTATCATCTAAGAGCACTGAAAACAATATGCAACATTATTTTTGGATTTCACACAAGAATCCCAGCTTCAGGGCAGGCATTGCTTATTTATTCGTTTGGTTGCACTGTGTCTCCGTTGCTGCCCCTGAGCTGTCTCTAGTTTTGGCGAGTGAGGGGCGCACACATTCACTCATTGTGGTGCGCAGCCTTCTCATTGCTGGGGCTTCTCGTTGCCTCTGGGCCCTCAGGCTTCGGTAGTTGGCAGCACAGGGACTCAGTAGTCGcgactcatgggcttagttgctctgtggcatgtgggatctccccagaccaggaatcaaagccacgtcccttgcattggcaggtggactcgtAACCCCTGGACCACGAGGAGAGAGTGCCGTGGCAGGCGTTATTACTGGTGTGCCAGTGAAGGCATTTGTGATAAGAGCAATGTCATCGTTGTTGTCAAAGAGATCAAAAAAGATGGAGTCGATGCATAGCTTAttttgtgtgtgagtgagtgaattTCAAAGCCATATATGAATCCTTAAACTAGCTTGAATGTGAGGAAATGAGACTCTGGAGTATAATCTAGTGATGACAGAAGGTTACCTAAGAAAAAGCCACAGGAAAAAGTTAAAAACCACAATGTTCTGAATTATAAAAATGGGATAAGACGGTAAACTAGATCGTTGGTAGAAGATGTCTGAGTATCCTAGGATTACTATTATGACAACTACCCTTTATAGCATTTACTCTCTGCTGGGCACCATGTGggatatttatgttatttattgagttcctttaaatgaaatgaaatgccaAGGAGAGAAAGAGTTTTTGGATGCTTCCGTTGACTTTTTACACATATAATTGACTGTCAATGATTATTTCCCCTAAGATTTAGTTGTTACATGATATTtaataatgacatttaaaaatgtgcTGAAAAAAACTGCCTTAATCTTGTTAGTATACAGGGTTTCATTTTTAGTGCATTATTTCCCTATTTTTGGAAGCAAAAGTATGTTCCCACAATTACTGCTTTTAAGATTTATGGATCAGACTtaactattctttcttttttgtaatgcTGTTTTCTTGTCAGTAGAGCTTCGGTGGCCATGCTTGAAAAAATTATTAACAGAGCAGAACATAGATATTTCTAGAGTAAATTATATTTAAGTAGAATTTTAGCTGTGAAATTTCATATTAGTGTTTGTTGTAACCAGTTGCTCTTCAAAGGAAGAAATAGgttgatatttttcaaaataattaatattaggCGATAGGCTTGAAACTGTACTCACCAgtaataaaatatcttattttatttagtttcttttttcattgcaaAAATTTAAACTCTTTGTTGTCATGAATCCCAAATCCACGCTTGACTGTTCTTCCAGAaggcatttttattaaaatgcttcTTATAGCATACTTGACATTAATGGTATCATTGACTGGTTTTTGATTATTAgaatacttttttgtttttctagtgtCTTAAATATATAACCATTAATTTGggattcttaaatttttttttttttggttgtacttGTTCACAGGTGGCAAACTCTGGTCATATATCAGTAAGTTTCTCAACAGAAGTCCTGAAGAAAGCTTTGacatggaagaaatgaaaaagtcttCAGTTGCTAAAGTTCACCTGCAACAGCCGACTTGTAGTCCCCAGGACAGCACCAGCTTTGAATCCAGAGGAAGTGATGGTGGCGCCACTCTCCAAGTTCTGCCTTTGAAGACTAGCCTTACTCCAAGCTCTCAGGATGACAGCAACCAAGATGACGGTGGGCAAGACAGCTCTCCAAGATGGCCAGACTCTGGCTCAAGTTCCGAAGAAGAATGTACGACTAGTTATTTAACATTGTGCAATGAGTATGGGCAAGAGAAGATTGATCCAGGGTCTTTGAGTGAGGAACCTTTCATGAAGACTGAAAGGAATGATGTTGATACCAAAGCTATAGAAAACTTCCCAGGACAGCTTGCTACTGACAGCGACAGCCCCAGCAGACAGCTGAAGTTCTTCCCTGGAGACGATGGCCTTGAAGCAGCTAGTTCTCCAAGAACATCAGATTCCCTCAGTAGATCTAAAAACAtccccatggaattctttaggatAGATAGTAAGGACAGCACTAGTGAACTCCTAGGACTTGATTTTGGAGAAAAactgtatagtctgaagtcagaaccTTTGAAATCGTTCTTCGCTCTGTCGGATGGAGAGAGCACTCCCAGGAGTGTTAGTACTAGTGAAGGCAAGGTAGAGTGTATAGCTCAGGACACTATTAGCAGGGGCTCAGACGACTCAGTCCCcgttatttcttttaaagatgcTGCTTTTGATGATGTCAGTGGTACTGATGAAGGAAGGCCTGATCTTCTTGTAAATCTACCTGGTGAACTGGAGTCAATGAAAGATGGCGTGGCAATGGGACCTACTAAGTTCACACAGACTAATATAGGCATAATAGAAAGTAAACTGTTGGAAACCCCTGATGTTTTATGCCTCAGGCTCAGTACTGAACAGTGCCAAGCACATGAAGAGAAAGGCACAGAGGCACTGAGTGATCCCTGTGGGCCTAAAGCCCATAGGATAACAGAGAAACACTACATACAGGGGGATCTTGGGATGTTATTTTTACCGGCTGTTGATCATGGTGATACGGCAGACGTGTCTTTGTTGCACAGTTCAGGGTCTAAGTTCCAAGGACTTAGCCCGGGTGAGTCACCGGGAACTGCAGACAGCACAGAAGAAAGCTCATTCCACATTTCTGACCCACTCTCAGGTGCTAATGAATGTGACGCAAATGCAGACACTTTAAAAACTGAGGAAGTCTTGCTGTTTACAGACCAAACTGATGATTTGGCTAAAGAGGAGCCCGCTATATTTCAGAGAGACTCGGAGCCTAAGGGAGAGAGTGGGCTAGCACAAGAAGGAGACAAGGAAATACATCAGATTTTTGAGGACCTTGATAAAAAATTAGCACTCAACTCCAGGTTTTACATCCCGGAGGGCTGCATTCAAAGATGGGCAGCTGAAATGGTGGTAGCCCTTGATGCTTTACATAGAGAGGGGATTGTGTGCCGCGATTTGAACCCAAACAACATCTTATTGAATGATAGAGGTCAGGAACTTTtgcaaatgcatttctttttattcgcTGTTGCTTCCAATTAACTGAGTAGGCGTTTTATCTTGTAATTAGTATCTTCATTTCCTGTCTAGAGCTTCATTATCAGTGCAGCAAATTCACCCCCAGTAATAGCTTCTAGTACTTAATGATGCCATTATTCTTAATGATACTGTTTTTAGCTACAAAAGGAGTAATTACAGTTCACTTCTgcagaaaatggaagagaaaaatgttttgatttctcCTGTCGTTTTGTTTTTAGGACACATTCAGCTAACGTATTTTAGCAGGTGGAGTGAGGTTGAAGATTCCTGTGACAGCGATGCCATAGAGAGAATGTACTGTGCCCCAGGTTAGAGCCATCTCCTAAATGTCTCACTTGCAAAAGTAGTTCAGCAGCTCTCATTTCTTTATCAAAGTTGTATTTTCACTAGCCATTGACACTATATTGGATCTGGTTATCTCTTTAAccctttaaaaaagattatttggGGGATAAAATCATTATATGGTCCAtagcacatgtgtatatgtatatttgtcaGTGTATGCTCTTAAATGGGTTTATACTGCTTTTAGAACTGGCAATGAATTTGTAGAAATGTCTTAACTTCTTAGTGTTTAAAAAGACCTTTACGTATCCTGAAtctctttaaaaaggaaattatttatttgactgtattgggtcttagttgctgcggCAGGCTTAGCTTTTTccatggcctgtggaatcttagttcccctaccaggggttgaacctctgtcccctgcattgcaaggcagattcctaaccactggaccaccagggaagccctcctgaaCCTCTTCAAATGGATCATTTGATTGTTACGATGTGAGAAGCACatgataaaacaataaaatccCTAAGGCTAACAGTGGATGAAatttgaaattacaaaaaaaacaaCCAATCTTGTGACTTCAGTGATGAGCCATCCTGACGTTTTAGAACAGATTTTAAGGAATTCTTTCCATATTTGAGAAATTTTAGGAAGCATATTCTTCTTGTTTTGAAATAACCAAATATCTGACCCAACAGGTTTCTCTTACtgtattatctttgttttctacaAATTAAGAGACTTATTTCTGGGGGTCTTAGGTCCTTTGCTGATAATTACAGGTCTCTTAAGCATATGAATTGGGTTTGAACTACTTTCTCTGTCATCAGTGCAGATGGGGCTGTGTTTGAATCCAAAGTTTGTTAGCCTTTTGCCtagtgtgggcttccctcatagctcagctggtaaagaatctgcctgcagtgggggagaccccggttcgatccctgggtcggaagatctgctggggaagggatggtctgcccacgccagtattcttgggcttctcttgtggctcagctggtaaagaatccgcctgcagtgggggagaccggggttcgattcctggatctggaagatcccctggagaagggaaaggctccccactccagtattctggcctggagaattccaaggactgtgtagtccatggggttgcaaagagtcgaacacaactgaacgactttcactttcactttcatcccctTTGAGCAGCCAAAGTTGTCTTACTCATCACTGCTCTGGCTTTCAAAGGAGGTTCAAGCTGATTGTACTGACATGATCTGCTTAGTTGTTGATTAATACAATACTTAATGCTTACTAGCAAACCAGCATTTTGTTGATGCTAACATTGTTTCCCTGCATAATGGGAAATGATTATAATTAGGATTGAAAGAGCTATATTGTTTTTAGTTATAATTTTCATTGCtaagaattatttctttattggGAAATAGAAAAGTGTTTCAATATGCCAAGCAGATATCCTCAAACTATTTCCTGAAAACAATGATTTAGATTTTCTTCTTACTGTTatactcttcttttctcttttgtccccCAAATTAggattgtttaattttgtttcttcctaAGGGCAATAGAGCCTGCctacattttttttgtttctcacaAATAGATAGTATTATGCTGACTTTTGATCTTATTAGTATGATTTAGTTAATGGGATAACAAAAAAATTTCATAGAAATCACTTTATTATGGTTATCTGGTTTATTTTTGACAGACTTCCCCCTTATCTAATTTGATAATAAATAGTATTTTAGGTACcaatgtatataagtatatatgttaatataatgaATTTCaaggttttattgttgttcagtagctaagttgtgtctgactgtttgcgaccccatggactgcagcatgccaggcttctctgtccttcactatctcccagagtttgctcatattcatggaTTTAGGGTCAACATTAAAtctgggaggtttttttttttttttttttttttttcagtaaaaccTGTTAAATCCTTAAGTGTAGTATAAACCTCACATCAAAACCGGATGTTTGTGGAGTAGTTTAATGTTTATAACTGactcttttcttcctatttttcttctcactttcttgtTGAAAACTATCTGTAGGGTTGTACTTTGGCTTTCTAGcagattatttttcttcaaagtacAGACATGCTTAACATCCAGAGCATGTTGACCCCCTGAGAATTCTAATATATGTGGAACAAAACCATATGACGTTCATCAGCAGGTACATACTTTCGGCTTTGTATTTGGCTGAATACAGTTTTGTGTACTGAATTTAATACAGATCGGTTTCCAAGTTCTAATTTTTAAGCCTTTTCCCAGAAATCACAATTCCCAAAGTTTACCAGCAGGTGGCAGTCTACCATTAATGGATTTTTGCTGTCATCATCTAGGTTGTCCTTCACTAACATTTGAAAAAAGCTGTTGTCTGAAGAAGggctttgttttaattatttacataaaagAATTGCACTTTAAAGCTTTGTGAGTTACAAAAGTGTTATAGTATTGTGGCATATATTGAACAATGTGACAAGTCTCTTCATTCCTTGGACCTATTAATTTGTTTTACCAATAGGATAAAACTCAGATCAGTAATGGCCTTAATTGAAAAGTAATGCTGGTGTTCTAGTTTAGATGATTTGAAACCTAGAGTTGCAGAACTCAGAGTTAAGTTTGTGTACTCCTGCCCATTGCTTATAATGAAGGGGAATTGCATTCATAAGGAGCAAAAATTTGTGATTTACTGtttctttcaaaactgaataGCAGTGCTGCTGATAAAAATACAAGTAGACTTTGCTCCTCTTCTCAGAGGGGTGAAAGCAGTGATAAGAAGCTAATGTTTCAATGGTTAAAATCACGAATCAGTGAACACACGGGGACATAGAGTACTAAGTTATCTTTTGATCTGCCCCTTGTAGTACTAAGGGTTTAAGTACTTCTCCCATgtccccctttccctcctgtttcccAGCTCTGACCTTAGTATTATTGTCCAAGTAACTCTGAAGCACGCTAAGCAGCTGATGTTTGGTTAGAAAGTAAAGTGATCAGAAGATTGTGATGAGAACGACTCACTTCTGTTTAAACAGCACGCAGCCTCTCCCTCACCACTCCTCCCTCCTGGGAATCCTTATCACACATTTGTCCTAAAAACATTGTCCACCTGCCCTGTACTCTATAATATCAGCAGTGTATCTTTTTATCTTGTGGATGATGTGCctttatattttgagaaaattttcCGGTAACAGATTCGACAGAAACTTGAGCAAATGCCAAACTAGCAGGGGGCCATTATTCTGCtctataaataagtttaaaaaagaaaacacacacagagaaacctGTGAATCAACATGTTTTGGTCTAATTGAGGGGAAAAGCAAGATAGAtaaattttgaaatgcaaatgaTCACCTTCTGTTATTTAAGTATAGTTTCTGCCAACTTTGAGatcttagattttaaaaagtcgTAGTTACTTCCACGATGTGTATATACCACCAAGGATGTCCGATGTTCACAAGTTTCTACAGTGAAACGAAGAACTTAAAAAAGTTGTCACTTTtttatgttaaagaaaataaatccaacaacaaaaagacaaaaaccatggCGCTTTCTCTGTCTACATCTGTGAAAAAGCCAGCAAATAAATGGGTGCAGCTGCAGGCCCATCAAGAGGGTCTTGAGAATACGAATTCACTGATCAAACCCAGCCCTGTTTTCAGAGTAGAAGCCATTCCTTTTATATTCACTTTGTATCCTTAGATTATCCAGGATGATTCTCtagaaaggttttattttaaataaacatcatTCATGGCAAATGGGTTCCTTTCATACTGTAGAAACACAGAGCAGAgttcaggaaaagaaagagtgaagaaatagTCCCCAAAGTGGGGATAGATTTTACAGCGTGACAATATAAATAGAACACTATCTAGTTCACATCTGAGGAGAGTTTTAGATATTTATTAAGAGACGTCTAGACAGATTcccctatttttttaaacttactcgTCTCTAATTGAGGGAGGAttgctttgcagtattgtgttggtttctgccatgcaccAGTCTCCTGTTTTTTGTTACGAGAGATTTTAGGGTAATCTGGAGTATTACAGAAAAACTGGAGTTAATTGGTTATTCTTCTCCAGAGGGCTTCCTTATAGTTACtctggttttatttctgtttatatatacatacctacAAACACAGATTTATGTAAAAGATTTTATGTGCTTTATCACTGGAGCTATTAGCTTATCATAATACAGACTAAAATTTTTgttacagtattttaaatatagagaaaaaataaaatgtcaaaaaagcattttttttcttttaccagtatttttttcttagcGGTCTCATCTTTCATCGTAAAAAAGCAGCTAGAAAATTGTCCTAAGAATAGTAAGcacataaaaacacaaaagactgGATTTGGAAGTTTAATCTagtttaataaagtaaaatttgtttATATGTTAGTTTTTATGCTAACATAATCACTTAAGTTTCCCATTCTAGTCCTAGTCTTAACAAGTTGATATGGTATCCTATCAGCGAGTCCTTCACCTTTATTTTCAACCCTATTATGAGCCTTTATAAATGCTTGAGATTTACATTGATATTTCTCATTGAATTCTTTTCACACTTGAGAATTTATACGTCAGTGTGTGTGTAAATTGAAGAAGTCCAAAGTGCTTTTTACCACAGCCCAATCTCCACGCTCCCAGATGTCAAATGACAGCTTTGCTTCCTCTCTTAGGCGATTTCACACTTGGAAACAGCTCACAgctgacagtgaaaagtgaaacatAGAAAAACCATGCTGAAAACTATCTGCAAAATTCAGTTTTAGAGCATGACATTTATTTACTACCTCTCTTTGCTCTTGCCTGATTATTGTCAAATAATCCATGAATATATTTTGGGGGCATAGTCTCTCCTGCCTTTCTCCATAAGCATGCTTTACACACGATTAGTTGCCTTTTAAGCATGGTGTTCTGTGTGACAGTTATATATTTGATAATCAGATCTAAGACTCAGACCATGGATGGTTTAAAATACCATGAGGGCATCATAGGTTtaagatttagaatattacaaTGGAATTGAGAATTATCAAAACTCAGTATTCTGAAATCAGCCATTAACTCATTGCATGCTTAGGCAAGGTATTTAAGACTTTGTAGGCCTTAATTTATCAGTAgtgaaatagatttttaaaaacttctttcttaacattatattttgaaaaaatttcaaacatacagaaaagttggAAGAATTGTACATCCATATTTATCTGTCACCTAGATTCTGCATTTAATAtcctataatattaatatttgctttatcataTATCTGCCCAAAGTAGATTTATTGAATATTGAGAAGATGCCAGATGTCAGATGATCTAATAGCCTTCTTATACAAAATTTAGTCAAAATTGGAGTCCATCTTATTAAGGCAAGAACTTTTTCCCTAAGGAATAAATACTGATTTCTTGTCTAACAtcagtaagttaaaaaattatttcacttggAGGACTTTCTAAGTATTCTGTTTTTACTCATATATCATTTGTACATAAATGATATGCAATATGGAAATGAGGagtttatggaaaatattttcatttggaggaaaaaagccAAGACAGCTCTTGAGTAGTGT
The genomic region above belongs to Odocoileus virginianus isolate 20LAN1187 ecotype Illinois chromosome 11, Ovbor_1.2, whole genome shotgun sequence and contains:
- the RPS6KC1 gene encoding ribosomal protein S6 kinase delta-1 isoform X1, whose translation is MTSPRERGADLARFYTVTEPQRHPRGYTVYKVTARVVSRRNPEDVQEIIVWKRYSDFKKLHKELWQIHKNLFRHSELFPPFAKGIVFGRFDETVIEERRQCAEDLLQFSANIPALYNSKQLEDFFKGGIISDGSELIGPVEAYPDSLTDSFPECSTEGFSSDSDLVSLTVDVDSLAELDDGMASNQNSPIRTFGPNLPSDSSALGAVFSDSEQSKTEEERESRSLFPGSLKSKLGKRDYLEKAGELIKLALKKEEEDDYEAASDFYRKGVDLLLEGVQGESSPTRREAVKRRTAEYLMRAESLSSLCAKPQLDDVSQPPGSLSSRPPWNLRSPAEELKAFRVLGVIDKVLLVMDTRTEQTFILKGLRKSSECSRNRKTIVPRCVPNMVCLHKYIISEESVFLVLQHAEGGKLWSYISKFLNRSPEESFDMEEMKKSSVAKVHLQQPTCSPQDSTSFESRGSDGGATLQVLPLKTSLTPSSQDDSNQDDGGQDSSPRWPDSGSSSEEECTTSYLTLCNEYGQEKIDPGSLSEEPFMKTERNDVDTKAIENFPGQLATDSDSPSRQLKFFPGDDGLEAASSPRTSDSLSRSKNIPMEFFRIDSKDSTSELLGLDFGEKLYSLKSEPLKSFFALSDGESTPRSVSTSEGKVECIAQDTISRGSDDSVPVISFKDAAFDDVSGTDEGRPDLLVNLPGELESMKDGVAMGPTKFTQTNIGIIESKLLETPDVLCLRLSTEQCQAHEEKGTEALSDPCGPKAHRITEKHYIQGDLGMLFLPAVDHGDTADVSLLHSSGSKFQGLSPGESPGTADSTEESSFHISDPLSGANECDANADTLKTEEVLLFTDQTDDLAKEEPAIFQRDSEPKGESGLAQEGDKEIHQIFEDLDKKLALNSRFYIPEGCIQRWAAEMVVALDALHREGIVCRDLNPNNILLNDRGHIQLTYFSRWSEVEDSCDSDAIERMYCAPEVGAITEETAACDWWSLGAVLFELLTGKTLVECHPAGINTHTTLNMPECVSEEARSLIQQLLQFNPVERLGAGVAGVEDIKSHPFFTPVDWAELMR